The genomic region TTCGGAGCATTAGATTTCCAACGTGAAGACCTGTTGAACGCCTGGTTGAAACTACCATTGGATTACAGTGAATTAGAAGTTCGTAGAAATTCGCCTATGAGGCATCCATTGATCTGGATTCTCTAGAAATAGGCGTAGGATTGCAAATAAAGCAATTTCTACCCCTCTTTGAGCAATTTCTACCCCTCATAAATATTAACCAATCAAGACATTTGTCTTACCGGGTCTGCTCGGGAACTTATTTTATCCAAATTAAAACCTATCAGTTATGATGAGATCATGCATCCACCTCAGTAGGAGCTGCTGTATCATAATTGGACTTATTTTTCTTGTTCAATTATCATATGCGCAAGCTCTGCGAACTATTCAAGGAGTGGTACGTCTGCAAGACGGAACTGCTGCTGCCAATGTCAGTGTATCCATTAAAAACAGTCAACAAGGAACTTCAACAAACGAAGCTGGGGAGTTTCGTTTGCAAGCCTCGAATGCCGCTGTTTTACAGTTCAGGCTTCTTGGTTATCAAACTCAGGAGGTCACTGTCGGAACACAGTCTTCCATCAATGTTGTCTTAGTTGAGAATCAAGAGAACCTCGATGAGGTTGTCGTGGTGGGCTATGGCACACAAAAGAAAGTTAATTTAAGCGGTGCGGTGAGCCAAGTTGCCGGGGAAGAGCTTGTCGACCGTCCGAATGTAAACCTTACGTCCGCCTTGCAGGGCGTATTGCCGGGAGTCGCCGTAACACGCAGTAGCGGTAATCCGGGGGATGAAGGTAGTGGTATCCGCGTTCGTGGATTTAGCTCCGCGAATAGTATGTCGGCATTGGTATTAGTCGATGGTATCGAGATGGATCTGAACTTAATCAATCCGGATGATGTAGAGTCTATCTCCGTCCTTAAAGATGCTTCAGCATCGGCAATCTATGGGGCAAGAGCCGCAGGAGGCGTTATCTTAGTGACGACGAAGAAAGGAAAAGCGGGCAAGCCCGTAGTGAATTACAACAACTACTATGGTATTAACATCGCAGCTCGTCGTCCGGAGCGTTTAGACTCCTGGGATGAGCAATTATTGATCGACGAGGCACGATTAAATGCAACGGGAAATCCAGAGTTCACGGAGGAGCAGCGCGAATGGTTGATGAATCCGAACTTCTCTTACAGACCTAACCCAACACAGGATCGCTGGGAGTTTTTCGGAAATAATAACTGGATTAAGGAGGGGATGAATAAGTACAGCGATATGCATAATCACAACCTGTCCCTAGGCGGGGGTGGCGAAAAAGTAACATATAATGTTTCCGGAGGATACTATAATCGTAGCGGTGTGCTACGCTATGGTCCCGACGATAACTCACGTTATACCCTTCGCACCAACCTCTCGGCGGAAGTAAACAAATACGTGCAATTAGATATCGCCGCAAATTATGTAGGATCTGAAGTTAATCAGAATGCTTATGGAACGCAGCAGATTATCAACAGAATGTACAGAAGTAGAACGCGCCAAAGCCTGTATGTTCCAGCAGAAGATATTACAGGGCAGCCGTTCAATGGCGACTTGCAGATCAACCCGATCGACATCCAGCAAAACGGAGGGCTCTACAGACGTCTTTACGAATCTTTTACGGGCAGAGCCAATTTAAAGATCAAGAATATTGTAGAGGGGCTTACCGTCGATATTATAGGTTCTAGAAACCAAGACTATTACAATATGCAGCGTGATCGTCGGACCATTATTTGGTATGGCCGTACGACAAACACCATCCGTTCTAAAGTAAACGACCCGAACTCGACAGAGCGCGCTAAAAACAGAGGCTTCCTAAACAATCTGCAGGCGGTAGCAACCTATAACTTCAAGGTTGCGGAAGATCATAATTTTACCCTGCTGGGCGGTACGTCCTTCGAGGAATATCGCAAGGATGAATTAATCGCCGGTGCGCAGTCATTGATCACCAATGATTTCTATAGCTTAAACTATGGTAATCCAGCGACAAAGACCAATGGCGATGAAATCCAGACATGGGCTATGGGATCTTACTTCGGTCGTTTGAACTATAACTACAAAGAGCGCTATCTATTAGAAGCATCATTTCGATATGACGGTAGTTCGCGATTAGCGCCAGAGAACCGTTGGGAAATGTTTCCTTCTTTCTCGGCAGCATGGCGACTAGATCAGGAAGAATTCATGAAAGGTCAAACCTTCTTCGACTTGTTGAAGATCAGAGGATCTTGGGGGCAATTGGGTAATGGCGCTTCCCTAGGATTGTACGATTATATCCCCTTGTTGTCTTCAGGTTTGCGCGAAAGTGCTAATGACAACCCTTATCTCGTGTTCAATGATGTTCGCGAGCAATACTTATTCCAGAAGCAGTTAGCATCTCCACAAAAGACCTGGGAGGTAGTGCAACAAAGCAACATCGGTCTAGACCTAGCGATCCTTAAGAATCGCCTTTCCTTTACGGGAGACTACTACGTTAAGCGCAATAAGAATATGCTGGCGGCATTGAACTTACCATCTATTATTGGAATAGATGTACCATTTTTCAACGTGGGTGAGTTAAAGAGCTGGGGATGGGAATTTGATGTAAAGTGGAAAGATAAAATCAACGAGTTCCGATATTCCGTAGGATTCAATCTATCAGATAATCAGAACGAACTGGTGCGCTTCGATGGTCGAAACATCATCAACGAAGGTGTTGTTGATTTATTGGAAGGATATCCAATGAACACCGTATGGGGTTATAAAACAGATGGTTATTTCCAAACCAAAGAAGAATATGATGCTTATAAACAACAAGTGAGCACGCCTTTCTTCCCGAACAATGCTGGTGCAGGAGATGTGAAATACTTGGATGTGAATGGCGATGGCGTTATTTCCGCGGGCGAAGGGACACCAAATAGTCCTGGAGACTTAGTAAACTATGGCACTTCAAACGGCCGTTACTTCTACGGCTTCAATATGGGCTTCCAATACAAAGGATTTGACTTCAGTGCCATGCTACAAGGAGTTGCCAAGCGCGTGTTTGTGATCTCTACAGAAACCTTATCACCGATGTTAGGTACTGCTGATCTGCCATGGACTATACATATGGACCGTTGGTCGCCGGAGAACCCGGATGCCACTTTCCCTCGCATGTACCAAACCAGCTCGCATAACTACCGCCCGTCTGATAAATGGATCCAAAACGGTGCGTACCTACGATTGAAAAATATTCAATTAGGCTATACATTGCCATTAAAGACAGAGGCAATCCGCAAGTTGAGAGTATTCTTCTCCGGACAAGATCTATGGGAAACCACGAAAGTAATGGAGGTCTTCGACCCGGAGGTTCCTAACAACGTAGGAGCGACCACCTATCCGTTTTTCCGTACCGTTTCTTTTGGCCTTAATCTGACCCTATAATCTCCTGTCACATGAAAGCATTAAATTCTATTATAACCCATTTCGCTCTTGCTGCAGCCTTAAGTATGACTGCCAGCTGTAGCTTAGACCGATTCCCGGAAACCACATTCTCCGACCAGGAGTTTTGGAATACCGAATCTGATTTAAAATTTGCCGCAAACCGCCTATACCAACAATTGGAAGGCTTTGAGCTGGATAATCGTGGCGATGACAATGTTAACCAAACGGTCAACCTGATCAGTAATGGTGCATGGAGCATCCCCAGCACCAGTTCGGATTGGTCACAGCCCTATGAAATGATATTCACGGCAAACAATATCCTGATCAAAGGCGAGAAGGCGGGTGTAGCCGAGGGAATTAAGAACAGATACTTTGCGGAAGCAAAGTTCTTCCGTGCATATGCCTATTTCCAACTGCTTCAGCGCTATGGCGATGTTCCATTCTTAACGAAGACGCTAGACTTTAATTCGCCCGAATTGAACATGGCAAGAACCCCTAAAGCAGAAATTGCAAAACAGCTTTATCTGGATCTCGATTATGCAAAAGACTGGCTTCCGACCGCAAAGTCTATTCCGGCTGCCGACTACGGCCGCGTGAGCAAGAGTGCTGCACAAGCACTAAAGGCACGCATAGGTCTGTTTCTAGGTACTTATGCCAAGTACCATGGCGGATCTGATGCACAGACCCATTTACAGCAAGCCGTTGATGGAGCTAGCTATGTCATGGGGCAGGGACATCAACTGTTCTCAGACTACGCTAAATTATTCAATCAAGAAGGTGAAGGACCGGCGAACAGCGAGAATATCTTAGTAAAAATCTACGGTGTCAATGCATCCAATGTTATCTTAGCCCACAACTACTCGCGCGATTTAGAAAATGGTCGCGTGGCGGTAACCCGTAACCTCATTCGCCAGTATCTCTATACCGATGGTCTGCCAGCCTATAACGAGCGGAATGAACTCCGACCTGTAAGATCTACCTTCTACATTGCTGAAGGTGCTGAGCCAAGCTATAATGCGGTTCTCGATAACCGTGACCCACGTCTTGGATTGACGGTATTTCGTAACGGAGAGCAGGCCTACAAGGGGCCTTGGGTGCCAACGACAACCTTGGGCGCTAGAACTGCTTATGCTACCAAAAAGGGATTCAATATACCAGATTGGCAAACCTCTGGTTCTGGAACGACTGATAGAATCCTGATTCGCTATGCTGAAGTGTTATTAACCTATGCCGAAGCAAAATACGAACTGAACGGATCCATCTCAGACGATGATTTAGACAAGAGTATCAATCTATTGCGCAAAAGAGTAGGGATGAACGTGAAACTTTCCAATGCATTTGCAGCAGCCAATCAATTGAGCATGCTTGAGGAAATCCGACGGGAAAGAAATGTCGAGTTAGCACTTGAGGGCTTTCGTTATCCCGATTTGATTCGTTGGAAGCTGGCAGAAAACGCATTGACGCAAAATATCCTCGGCGCAAAATACAACGCTACAGATTGGGTTGGAGCAGATATCAAGAATTTGAACTTAAATGCCGACCAGATTCTGATCGTTGAGGATAAAAGCACGCGTAGATTTAACCCCGCAAAAGATTATCTATACCCGGTTCCATTGAATGAGATTTCGTTAAGTGGCGGTGCAGTAGTTCAAAACCCTAATTGGAAATAACATGAAAAAGAAAATCAATCATATCAGAAATAAGGCTGCGCAAGTGTTGCTATTTTTCCTGGCGATGACAAGTCTGTTTGCTTGTAAAGAGGATCGGGAAGTATTGGCGGGTTTGCCAGAATATGAACATCATTACTACATCGTTTACATGCCGAACAATAACTCGGCGGTAACCGTTAAGCGTTCGCAGACGGCTTTACTCGAACTTCCTGTTCAATTTTACTCCGAATTTGAACGTAATTACGATGCTGTTGCGCAATATGTAGTCAGTGTAGAGGGAATCAATAACCCGGCGGAATTGGGGAAAGACTTTGAAGTTGTAGATGCCTCGGGAAACAAGATTAGTCCGATAGCCGGCAAATATCAAATGGTATTTCCCGGCGCGAAGAAAGCACAGGCTAAGATTTACATCAAATTACTAAATAACACGGCTGCTACCGGACGTCGTTCCGTTGCGATTAATCTTGTTGATAATATTCAAGAGCAATTCCGGGTCGATGTTTTCTCTACCGCGTTCAAACGTACTGTTAATATAGATTAATGGTTTTAATAGGTTAAAGCTGTACCAACCCGAGCAATTGGGTTGGTACTATTTGTTTTAGGATAAACGTAAATTTGAATATTCGCACGAAAATTCCTATTATGTTGTACCAAATAAGCCTAGTATGAGACGGATTCTGTGTTCCCTGGTATTCTTTTGTTCCTTGCTATCACTGTCGTATGCGCAGGATGCTCGCTTTTTCCACTTGTCTACCAAGGACGGATTATCGCAGAGTACGGTTTTTTCCATCCTTCAAGACCATCAGGACTTCATTTGGATCGGTACCCGCGACGGTCTTAATCGTTACGATGCCAATAAATTTAGAATCTACAGAACGGCCCTATCGGATAGCAGCTCGCTGTCGGATAGTTACATAACCAGTCTTTTCGAGGACTCCAAAAAGCGGCTGTGGGTCGGTACAGCCATCGGGCTGAATCTATATTTTAGAGATACCGACGATTTCAAACGCATAGCCATCGGCAGCAATCCTTCGGTCGAACCTCTTATTTATGCCGTTACAGAGGATAAGAAGGGCTATATCTGGGTCAGTAGTAATCAGGGCTTGTATCGAATTCATATGACAGCGGATGATATCAGAGTACAACTGGCTTTCAATGGTCGAAATATCAGTAATCAATCCTTTCCCAACAACGCCGGAAATATACAGCAACTTTATCAGGATCAGCAGAACAGACTTTGGGTAAGTACGAACGGCGGACTTTATGTATTCTCGGCGGGCGGACAAACCGGCTTAAATAAACTCATCTACAGCTTTCAACGTAAAGCAGGGCAGCTTAACAATGAGGAAGTACGCTTTGTGTATGAGATGAAACCGGGGGTATTCTGGATTGGCACAAAAGAGGGCGGAATAAACGTTTTCCATGAGGCATCGAAATCATTTTCTTATTTAACGACTAAAAGTCCCTTAAATGAGGGGGCAACATTGAGCAGCAACGATGTCCGCAGCCTAATAAAAGATAAAAGAGGCGGCTATTGGATAGGCACGATCAATGGTTTGAATTATTACGAGGAAGGTAAGGGCTTCAAAAACTATCTCAAGAAGGAAAACGACATGAGTTCGCTCGCCGATAATTCGATTAGGCCTATTTTTCAAGACCGCAGAGGTTCGATCTGGATAGGAACCTATTATGGCGGAATCAGTGTTTATGATCGCGACCTGCCGATCTTCCAGCATTACAGCAAGGATGGCCGCCCCGCGAGTCTTTCCTATAATGTAGTCAGTGGAATAGTGCAAGATAAGCAGGGTGGCTATTGGATAGGTACGGAAGGCGGAGGACTGGATTATATGAATCCGGAGAAAAAGGTTATCCGGCATTATAGCCATCAGCAGAACCAAGCGTCTTCTTTGAGCAATAATCATGTAAAGCATATTTTTATCGATAGCAAAGCCAACGTATGGATTGGAACCTATTCCGGCGGATTGAACATTCTTAAGCCTGATCAGCAGGGATTTGAACATATTAGGCATGATCCCAACGATGCGAGCTCACTTTCCAGTAATAATGTCTACAGCATTAAGGAGGACCATCAAGGTCACCTTTGGATAGGCACTTACGGAGGGGGATTGAATCTGAAGAAAGCAGGAACAACAGGCTATTACGAGCAATATATGCCCGGTAAGCGCGCGCCCTACAATCTCTCATCAGAAATGGTACGTACCGTCTTCATCGATTCGAGAAAGAATGTCTGGGCCGGCACCGAGAATGGACTGAATGTGAAGTGGGCAGGTAAAGAGGCTTTTGATGTTTTCTTCCCAAAGGTAGGAGATATACATTCCATAAGTGGCTCCATTATCCTCAGTATTTTTGAGGACAGTAAAGGAAGGTTATGGATCGGAACTTCCAAAGAAGGCTTAAACTTGTTTGACTATGAGAAGAAGCAGTTTAAACGCTATTCGCAGAAAGATGGATTGCCGGGAAATAATATTGTCGGTATTTTGGAGGATGCCAATAAACTATGGATAAGCACCAACAACGGTATCTGCTCCTTCAATCCGGAGAAGGGAGAGTTTGCTCCATTCAATATGAAGGACGGATTGTTGGGTAATGAATTCTCCATCGGGGCAGCGTTTAAAAGCAGTGATGGTGAGATACTATTCGGAGGGACACATGGTATTACCTCGTTTTATCCTCGCCAAATCGGGAGCAGCGGATATCGTCCGAAAGTGACCTTCACGGATCTTAGAATTCATAATCAACCCATCGATCCGCAACCCGGGACATTGTTGCCAATCCAGTTGGCGGTGAACCCTAAACTTGAATTGCCCCACAACAAGAATACTTTCAGTATCGACTTTGCCACGTTAAACTACGTTACACCGGAGAAGAATAAATATGCATACAAGCTCGAGGGATTAGAGGAGGACTGGAATTATGTCGATATCCCTACAGCAACATACACCAACCTATCGCCTGGAAAGTATACGCTGTTGATCAAAGGGGCGAGCAACGATGCAGTGTGGTCGCAAGAAATAAATAGATTGGAGTTGACTATTTTACCACCTTGGTGGTTAACCTGGTGGGCAATCAGCATTTATGTATTATTGGGCTTAGCCGTATTTTACATCATCATACGGTTTGTCAAATCCAAAAGTGAGCTGAAATATCAATTGGAGCTCGTCAATCTGGAAACCGCGCACGAAAAGAAAGTCGCAGAAATGAAGGCGAACTTCTTTACGAATGTATCACATGAATTGCGGACGCCGCTGATGCTAATTCTAAGCCCCCTACAACAGATATTGTCCAACACTGCGGACAATGATAGCAATAAGCCGACGCTGCGTGTGATGAAGAAAAATGCACAGCGCTTATTGCTGCTTGTAAATGAGCTGTTGGATGTTAGAAAAAGCGAATTAGGATTACTAAAATTAAAAGTTGCTCAATATGATCTGCATGCGGTTATTCTTGATGTGCTCGAATCCTTTAAAAATGATTTTGAAAGCAAGAAAATAAGCGTTCAATTGGAGGTTGAGGACGAATTACCGAATGTTTGGATGGATATCAATCAGATGGAGAAAGTCTGTTTCAATATACTTGCCAACGCATTGAGGTTTACACCGGAGGGCGGCGAGATCAAATTATCCCTGTCGCAAATCGAAGCGCAGGATAGATATCCGGAGGGGATGCTGCAACTTTGTGTTAGAGATTCCGGACCAGGCATTCCGAAGCATGAATTGGAGACGGTATTTGAATTTTTCTATCAAGGCGATCAAAACCTATACAGCAAGAAATATAGCAGCGGGATCGGCCTCTCTCTGGCAAAAGATATTGTATTGCTGCATCAGGGAGAAATCTTTGTAGAAAGTCAAAGCGAAGAAGACGGACAACCCTCGTTCAGCAGTTTTTATATCTGTATTCCACTAGGAAATGCTCATTTAAAAGCAGAGGAAATGTTGCAGGATATTCCTCAGAACCAATCCTCGCCAAACAAAGAGCTAACCAATACAATGGCACAAACTGCCACTTTGCAAGCCGACGAAGTGAGCGAGATTGCTGAGCATATTCCGTTAAAGGAAAGGAAAATGGTGCTCTTGGTAGACGACAATGAAGAAATACTACAGTTTCTTTATCGGCAATTAAACAAGAACTATCAGGTGTTATTGGCGAGAGATGGCGAGCAAGCATGGAGGCAGGTCTCGGAAAATTTACCTGATCTCGTTATATCCGATGTCATGATGCCAAACGTCGATGGTATCAGTCTTGCAAAAATGATGAAATCGAACGCGACGACATCGCATATTCCTGTAATTCTACTCACGGCGCTTTCGTCAAGCGAGGATATGAAAACAGGAATGCACGCCGGCTCCGATGATTACCTCACCAAGCCCGTAAACATTGAAATTCTGGCGCTGAAAATTCAGAACATACTCTTCACACAGCAGAGCTTCAGGAAACACTTCGTCAAAGAATATCTATTAAAAGATAAAAAGGAGGAAGAGGAAACTGCGAACGAAGAAGTG from Sphingobacterium sp. BN32 harbors:
- a CDS encoding RagB/SusD family nutrient uptake outer membrane protein, which gives rise to MKALNSIITHFALAAALSMTASCSLDRFPETTFSDQEFWNTESDLKFAANRLYQQLEGFELDNRGDDNVNQTVNLISNGAWSIPSTSSDWSQPYEMIFTANNILIKGEKAGVAEGIKNRYFAEAKFFRAYAYFQLLQRYGDVPFLTKTLDFNSPELNMARTPKAEIAKQLYLDLDYAKDWLPTAKSIPAADYGRVSKSAAQALKARIGLFLGTYAKYHGGSDAQTHLQQAVDGASYVMGQGHQLFSDYAKLFNQEGEGPANSENILVKIYGVNASNVILAHNYSRDLENGRVAVTRNLIRQYLYTDGLPAYNERNELRPVRSTFYIAEGAEPSYNAVLDNRDPRLGLTVFRNGEQAYKGPWVPTTTLGARTAYATKKGFNIPDWQTSGSGTTDRILIRYAEVLLTYAEAKYELNGSISDDDLDKSINLLRKRVGMNVKLSNAFAAANQLSMLEEIRRERNVELALEGFRYPDLIRWKLAENALTQNILGAKYNATDWVGADIKNLNLNADQILIVEDKSTRRFNPAKDYLYPVPLNEISLSGGAVVQNPNWK
- a CDS encoding TonB-dependent receptor → MMRSCIHLSRSCCIIIGLIFLVQLSYAQALRTIQGVVRLQDGTAAANVSVSIKNSQQGTSTNEAGEFRLQASNAAVLQFRLLGYQTQEVTVGTQSSINVVLVENQENLDEVVVVGYGTQKKVNLSGAVSQVAGEELVDRPNVNLTSALQGVLPGVAVTRSSGNPGDEGSGIRVRGFSSANSMSALVLVDGIEMDLNLINPDDVESISVLKDASASAIYGARAAGGVILVTTKKGKAGKPVVNYNNYYGINIAARRPERLDSWDEQLLIDEARLNATGNPEFTEEQREWLMNPNFSYRPNPTQDRWEFFGNNNWIKEGMNKYSDMHNHNLSLGGGGEKVTYNVSGGYYNRSGVLRYGPDDNSRYTLRTNLSAEVNKYVQLDIAANYVGSEVNQNAYGTQQIINRMYRSRTRQSLYVPAEDITGQPFNGDLQINPIDIQQNGGLYRRLYESFTGRANLKIKNIVEGLTVDIIGSRNQDYYNMQRDRRTIIWYGRTTNTIRSKVNDPNSTERAKNRGFLNNLQAVATYNFKVAEDHNFTLLGGTSFEEYRKDELIAGAQSLITNDFYSLNYGNPATKTNGDEIQTWAMGSYFGRLNYNYKERYLLEASFRYDGSSRLAPENRWEMFPSFSAAWRLDQEEFMKGQTFFDLLKIRGSWGQLGNGASLGLYDYIPLLSSGLRESANDNPYLVFNDVREQYLFQKQLASPQKTWEVVQQSNIGLDLAILKNRLSFTGDYYVKRNKNMLAALNLPSIIGIDVPFFNVGELKSWGWEFDVKWKDKINEFRYSVGFNLSDNQNELVRFDGRNIINEGVVDLLEGYPMNTVWGYKTDGYFQTKEEYDAYKQQVSTPFFPNNAGAGDVKYLDVNGDGVISAGEGTPNSPGDLVNYGTSNGRYFYGFNMGFQYKGFDFSAMLQGVAKRVFVISTETLSPMLGTADLPWTIHMDRWSPENPDATFPRMYQTSSHNYRPSDKWIQNGAYLRLKNIQLGYTLPLKTEAIRKLRVFFSGQDLWETTKVMEVFDPEVPNNVGATTYPFFRTVSFGLNLTL
- a CDS encoding hybrid sensor histidine kinase/response regulator transcription factor, coding for MRRILCSLVFFCSLLSLSYAQDARFFHLSTKDGLSQSTVFSILQDHQDFIWIGTRDGLNRYDANKFRIYRTALSDSSSLSDSYITSLFEDSKKRLWVGTAIGLNLYFRDTDDFKRIAIGSNPSVEPLIYAVTEDKKGYIWVSSNQGLYRIHMTADDIRVQLAFNGRNISNQSFPNNAGNIQQLYQDQQNRLWVSTNGGLYVFSAGGQTGLNKLIYSFQRKAGQLNNEEVRFVYEMKPGVFWIGTKEGGINVFHEASKSFSYLTTKSPLNEGATLSSNDVRSLIKDKRGGYWIGTINGLNYYEEGKGFKNYLKKENDMSSLADNSIRPIFQDRRGSIWIGTYYGGISVYDRDLPIFQHYSKDGRPASLSYNVVSGIVQDKQGGYWIGTEGGGLDYMNPEKKVIRHYSHQQNQASSLSNNHVKHIFIDSKANVWIGTYSGGLNILKPDQQGFEHIRHDPNDASSLSSNNVYSIKEDHQGHLWIGTYGGGLNLKKAGTTGYYEQYMPGKRAPYNLSSEMVRTVFIDSRKNVWAGTENGLNVKWAGKEAFDVFFPKVGDIHSISGSIILSIFEDSKGRLWIGTSKEGLNLFDYEKKQFKRYSQKDGLPGNNIVGILEDANKLWISTNNGICSFNPEKGEFAPFNMKDGLLGNEFSIGAAFKSSDGEILFGGTHGITSFYPRQIGSSGYRPKVTFTDLRIHNQPIDPQPGTLLPIQLAVNPKLELPHNKNTFSIDFATLNYVTPEKNKYAYKLEGLEEDWNYVDIPTATYTNLSPGKYTLLIKGASNDAVWSQEINRLELTILPPWWLTWWAISIYVLLGLAVFYIIIRFVKSKSELKYQLELVNLETAHEKKVAEMKANFFTNVSHELRTPLMLILSPLQQILSNTADNDSNKPTLRVMKKNAQRLLLLVNELLDVRKSELGLLKLKVAQYDLHAVILDVLESFKNDFESKKISVQLEVEDELPNVWMDINQMEKVCFNILANALRFTPEGGEIKLSLSQIEAQDRYPEGMLQLCVRDSGPGIPKHELETVFEFFYQGDQNLYSKKYSSGIGLSLAKDIVLLHQGEIFVESQSEEDGQPSFSSFYICIPLGNAHLKAEEMLQDIPQNQSSPNKELTNTMAQTATLQADEVSEIAEHIPLKERKMVLLVDDNEEILQFLYRQLNKNYQVLLARDGEQAWRQVSENLPDLVISDVMMPNVDGISLAKMMKSNATTSHIPVILLTALSSSEDMKTGMHAGSDDYLTKPVNIEILALKIQNILFTQQSFRKHFVKEYLLKDKKEEEETANEEVSFLNKLVSFIEEHLAEEELNVMQLANQIGMSRPVLYRKVKQLTGLSIIEMINAVRLRTASTLLGNKDLSIAEVAYSVGFSDPKWFSKTFKAFYGVTPSQFINLEVEEKVKLMNASKLVK